A genomic stretch from Channa argus isolate prfri chromosome 24, Channa argus male v1.0, whole genome shotgun sequence includes:
- the LOC137109216 gene encoding GDNF family receptor alpha-4-like: protein MSQDRMMIIGLLLNVFSRGSVTVSASLDCLVAEQGCIQEQSCMVLYRLLEYCAAEEAVSPLGSDARLECLEAQNSMQNYRPLQVCKCQRGSRREEHCLRVYWTVRFAAYDQYEVSPYEELKINLVRNIEMSRMASIIAASTHTLDGQNQCLKAAQDCGLYEKCGSLRSEYVVACTKRAPASDNSCNRQKCHKALRRFLERVPEEYSFALLFCPCSDNLCGERRRKTIVPSCSYEENVKGEERAGKPNCLSLQNYCLRDELCRSRFADFQHNCQPSPQSASGCMRESRAMCLKAYAGLIGTIMTPNYVSNSSTEVSQWCTCDGSGNEWQGCERILHMFSNNICLRNAISSMGISAPPPVENTPVPASQPPPRVYQERVHVRVNTLPEFNSMEDSEEVEHEEEESEEFNIIPPYSEKDSNTESVATGSQRGAASQALPVLPLLLLAMFILDWES, encoded by the exons GTAGTGTGACCGTTTCTGCATCCTTAGACTGTCTGGTGGCAGAGCAGGGCTGCATCCAGGAGCAGTCCTGTATGGTCCTCTATCGACTGTTGGAGTACTGTGCAGCTGAGGAGGCTGTGTCGCCCCTTGGCTCAGATGCCCGCTTGGAGTGCCTAGAGGCCCAGAACTCTATGCAGAATTACCGCCCCCTTCAAGTTTGTAAGTGTCAGCGTGGATCTCGCAGGGAGGAACACTGCCTCAGGGTCTACTGGACTGTGAGATTCGCAG CATATGATCAGTATGAAGTATCTCCATATGAAGAACTGAAGATAAATCTTGTGAGAAACATTGAGATGTCTCGTATGGCCTCCATCATTGCAG CTTCAACTCATACTTTGGACGGCCAAAACCAATGTCTGAAGGCTGCTCAGGACTGTGGCCTATATGAGAAATGCGGCTCCCTGCGGTCAGAATATGTCGTGGCCTGTACCAAGCGTGCGCCTGCCTCTGACAACAGCTGTAACCGCCAGAAATGCCACAAAGCCCTACGGCGCTTCCTAGAGCGAGTGCCAGAGGAGTACAGCTTTGCTCTGCTCTTCTGTCCCTGCTCCGACAATCTGTGTGGGGAACGCCGCAGGAAAACCATCGTCCCATCATGTTCCTATGAGGAGAATGTGAAAGGGGAGGAAAGAGCAGGCAAACCCAACTGCCTCAGCCTGCAGAACTACTGCTTGAGAGATGAGCTGTGTCG ATCCCGATTTGCTGATTTTCAACACAACTGCCAGCCCTCCCCTCAGTCTGCCTCTGGCTGTATGCGAGAGAGCAGAGCCATGTGCCTGAAGGCCTATGCTGGACTCATAG GAACCATTATGACTCCCAACTATGTGAGCAACAGCAGCACCGAAGTCTCCCAGTGGTGCACATGTGACGGTAGTGGGAACGAATGGCAGGGCTGTGAGCGCATACTGCATATGTTCAGCAACAATATATGTCTGC GCAATGCCATCAGCTCCATGGGAATCTCGGCACCTCCTCCTGTGGAAAACACTCCTGTGCCAGCTTCCCAGCCCCCACCACGCGTCTACCAGGAGAGGGTCCACGTCAGAGTTAACACTCTCCCTGAATTCAACAGT ATGGAGGACAGCGAGGAAGTGGAGCatgaggaggaagaaagtgAGGAGTTCAACATCATCCCACCATATTCGGAGAAGGACTCTAACACTGAGTCGGTAGCTACAGGGAGTCAGCGGGGAGCAGCTAGCCAGGCGCTACCTGTGTTACCATTACTGCTACTGGCTATGTTCATCCTGGACTGGGAGAGTTGA